A section of the Neorhizobium galegae bv. orientalis str. HAMBI 540 genome encodes:
- a CDS encoding lipoprotein, with the protein MPFSHRLPAMSSLVILGMALSACQSGRPAAVTTDRAALPTMERVALAANSCWFKSGDAAFKPYRLAPELNSFSGRPRILAVPRNSPESRPMLVVQAEGSPARLDAFGPMMSGPDGERIKRDVLRWAGGATGC; encoded by the coding sequence ATGCCGTTCTCCCATCGCCTGCCCGCCATGTCGTCTCTCGTGATCCTTGGCATGGCGCTGTCCGCCTGTCAGTCGGGGCGCCCTGCGGCGGTGACGACCGACCGCGCCGCACTTCCGACCATGGAACGCGTGGCGCTGGCCGCCAATAGCTGCTGGTTCAAGTCGGGCGATGCGGCGTTCAAGCCCTATCGCCTGGCACCGGAACTCAACTCCTTCTCCGGCCGGCCGCGCATTCTCGCCGTGCCGCGCAACAGCCCTGAGTCGCGTCCGATGCTGGTCGTCCAGGCGGAAGGCAGCCCCGCCCGCCTCGACGCTTTCGGCCCGATGATGAGCGGCCCCGATGGGGAGAGGATCAAGCGCGACGTCCTGCGCTGGGCCGGCGGCGCGACGGGCTGCTGA
- the purQ gene encoding phosphoribosylformylglycinamidine synthase subunit PurQ, whose amino-acid sequence MKSAVVQLPGLNRDRDMIAALTKISGKAPITVWQTETDIPDDVDLIVIPGGFSYGDYLRCGAIAARMPVMQAIKDKADKGVKVLGVCNGFQILVEAGMLPGALMRNSSLKFVCKEVKLEVVNADTDFTRAYEKGQVLRCPVAHHDGNYFVDAETLSGMEDRGEIVFRYAEGTNPNGSLNDIAGVMNSRGNVLGMMPHPENLIEAAHGGNDGRGIFASALDVIAATA is encoded by the coding sequence ATGAAATCCGCCGTCGTTCAGCTTCCCGGTCTCAATCGCGATCGCGACATGATCGCCGCCCTCACTAAGATCTCCGGCAAGGCGCCGATCACCGTCTGGCAGACCGAGACCGACATTCCGGATGATGTCGATCTCATCGTCATCCCCGGCGGCTTTTCCTACGGCGATTATCTGCGTTGCGGCGCGATCGCGGCCCGCATGCCGGTGATGCAGGCGATCAAGGACAAGGCGGACAAGGGTGTCAAGGTACTCGGCGTCTGCAACGGGTTCCAGATCCTCGTTGAAGCCGGCATGCTGCCCGGCGCGCTGATGCGCAATTCCTCGCTGAAATTCGTCTGCAAGGAAGTGAAGCTCGAAGTGGTCAATGCCGACACGGATTTCACCCGGGCCTATGAAAAGGGCCAGGTGCTCCGTTGCCCGGTCGCCCATCACGACGGCAACTATTTCGTCGATGCGGAGACGTTATCGGGCATGGAAGATCGTGGCGAAATCGTCTTCCGTTATGCCGAAGGCACCAACCCGAACGGCTCGCTGAACGATATCGCCGGCGTCATGAACAGCCGCGGCAACGTGCTCGGCATGATGCCCCACCCGGAAAACCTGATCGAAGCCGCCCATGGCGGCAATGACGGGCGCGGAATTTTCGCCTCGGCGCTCGATGTCATCGCCGCGACCGCCTGA
- the purS gene encoding phosphoribosylformylglycinamidine synthase subunit PurS: MIKARVTVTLKNGVLDPQGKAIEGALGSLGFSGVGHVRQGKVFDLELEGADKAKAEADLKAMCDKLLANTVIENYTIALD; the protein is encoded by the coding sequence GTGATCAAGGCACGCGTGACGGTCACGCTCAAAAACGGCGTTCTCGACCCGCAGGGCAAGGCTATCGAAGGCGCGCTCGGCAGTCTCGGCTTTTCCGGCGTCGGCCATGTCCGCCAGGGCAAGGTCTTCGATCTCGAACTCGAGGGCGCCGACAAGGCGAAGGCCGAGGCGGACCTGAAAGCCATGTGCGACAAGCTGCTGGCAAACACTGTGATTGAGAACTATACTATCGCTCTCGACTGA
- the purC gene encoding phosphoribosylaminoimidazolesuccinocarboxamide synthase, whose translation MNRRRRIYEGKAKILYEGPEPGTLIQFFKDDATAFNKKKHGVIDGKGVLNNRISEYLFTHLNKIGIPTHFIRRLNMREQLIKEVEMIPLEIVVRNVAAGSLSTRLGIEEGMVLPRSIIEFYYKSDALADPMVSEEHITAFGWANPAELDDIMALAIRVNDFLSGLFLGVGIQLVDFKIECGRLFEGDMMRIILADEISPDSCRLWDIETKEKMDKDRFRQDLGGLVEAYSEVARRLGIINENEPVRGTGPVLVK comes from the coding sequence ATGAACCGTCGCCGCCGTATCTACGAAGGCAAGGCCAAGATCCTTTATGAAGGCCCTGAGCCAGGCACGCTGATCCAGTTCTTCAAGGACGATGCCACAGCCTTCAACAAAAAGAAGCACGGCGTCATCGACGGCAAGGGCGTCCTCAACAACCGCATCTCGGAATATCTCTTCACCCATCTGAACAAGATCGGCATCCCGACGCATTTCATCCGCCGGCTGAACATGCGCGAACAGCTGATCAAGGAAGTGGAGATGATTCCGCTCGAGATCGTGGTGCGCAACGTCGCCGCCGGCTCGCTCTCGACCCGCCTCGGTATCGAGGAAGGCATGGTCCTGCCGCGTTCGATCATAGAGTTCTACTACAAGTCCGATGCGCTCGCCGATCCGATGGTTTCCGAAGAGCACATCACCGCTTTCGGCTGGGCGAACCCTGCCGAGCTCGACGACATCATGGCGCTTGCCATCCGCGTCAACGACTTCCTCTCAGGTCTCTTCCTCGGCGTCGGCATCCAGCTCGTCGATTTCAAGATCGAATGCGGCCGCCTGTTCGAAGGCGACATGATGCGCATCATTCTCGCCGATGAGATTTCGCCGGACAGCTGCCGTCTTTGGGACATCGAGACCAAGGAAAAGATGGACAAGGACCGTTTCCGGCAGGACCTGGGCGGCCTGGTGGAAGCCTATTCGGAAGTGGCGCGCCGTCTCGGCATCATCAATGAAAACGAACCCGTCCGCGGCACCGGACCGGTTCTCGTCAAGTAA
- a CDS encoding DUF1476 domain-containing protein — protein MSGLSDREKAFENKFALDLELKFKALARRNKLAGLWAAGLLGKTDAEAYAKEVVVADFEEAGDEDVFRKLRSDLDAAGVSISDQDIRSKMLELLAQAVDQIENQ, from the coding sequence ATGAGTGGCCTCAGCGATCGCGAAAAAGCCTTTGAAAACAAGTTTGCCCTGGATCTTGAATTGAAGTTCAAGGCGCTTGCCCGTCGCAACAAGCTCGCAGGTCTCTGGGCGGCCGGCCTGCTCGGCAAGACGGATGCCGAAGCTTACGCAAAGGAAGTCGTCGTTGCCGACTTCGAGGAAGCGGGTGACGAGGATGTCTTCCGCAAGCTGCGTAGCGATCTCGATGCCGCTGGCGTTTCCATCTCGGACCAGGATATCCGCTCCAAGATGCTGGAGCTTCTGGCTCAGGCGGTCGATCAGATCGAGAACCAGTAA
- a CDS encoding sensor domain-containing protein has protein sequence MPSNVLSRLLDSGPGDEIGVLETVFQAAPFPIAIVDHAAALLFANGTFRREWMGDSRQPTALSAILHPGDQDSFHQTIQGLTLDSPAERLELRVMDPNGSQRWVLATFAPLGKNLKGQLLSAVHLTDITDQRRQVEELIERESRWDNALVSSVSGVWDHNYATGQKYYSPVWRQIRGMSPEDPLAASTKEWLELVHPDDHDHVIHAIERQNAGDPAYAVFDYRERHKQGHWIWIECRGACVEWDANGKATRVVGTDTDITARKAAEETTAQMSRRLDMALEISGIGVYESDFSTGEVEWDERMFRIYGLAKSEEVKIGGLWENFLHPDDAARVQANVLANIEEGKRFSDEYRVILRDGSERVVRTRTMSFVDGNGHQKMVGANWDVTADVTLHRELERAKTLAEARNRELEAARSSIEHNAMHDYLTDLPNRRYLDEMLDRVAAECARDRHGIAILHIDLDRFKQINDTLGHSAGDMMLKHAAKVLKGTIRKGDFVARIGGDEFVILSKFEGSPRKLSHLADRIIKELRKPVSYEGHDCRFGASIGIACHTGVEVDARQLLLNADIALYRAKNRGRNRHEFFSADTQNEIISTKRISDEILLALERDEFIPYYQLQFDAATLEISGVETLARWMHPERGMLSPDKFLEMAEELDVVSVIDGTILDKALADFRDWRSNGLSIPKLSVNVSYRRLHDASLSRKLKKLKIEPGTVSFELLESIFLDDCDDDILKNLARIKKLGIDIEIDDFGTGHASIISLLRLNPRALKIDRELVRLVSQSQKQRKMVGSIIEIGKSLNIEVVAEGVETTEQIRILRDLGCDVLQGYALARPMPRSSIPDFILSGRWRTGESTQPDGRKRHATDN, from the coding sequence ATGCCGTCAAATGTTCTCTCGCGCCTATTGGACTCCGGCCCAGGAGACGAGATCGGCGTTCTTGAGACGGTGTTCCAGGCGGCCCCGTTCCCGATTGCCATCGTCGACCACGCCGCTGCGCTGTTGTTTGCGAATGGCACGTTCAGACGCGAATGGATGGGTGACAGCCGTCAGCCGACGGCTTTGTCAGCCATCCTGCATCCGGGTGACCAGGACAGTTTCCATCAGACGATCCAAGGCCTGACTCTCGATTCTCCCGCGGAACGCCTGGAACTGCGCGTCATGGATCCGAACGGTTCGCAGCGGTGGGTGCTAGCCACCTTCGCACCACTCGGCAAAAACCTGAAAGGCCAGCTTCTTTCTGCGGTCCACCTGACCGACATCACCGATCAGAGACGGCAGGTCGAAGAGCTTATCGAACGTGAAAGCCGTTGGGACAACGCGCTCGTCAGCTCTGTCTCGGGGGTCTGGGATCACAATTATGCGACCGGCCAGAAATATTACTCGCCGGTGTGGCGGCAGATCCGCGGAATGTCGCCAGAGGATCCGCTGGCAGCCAGCACGAAGGAATGGCTGGAGCTCGTGCATCCGGACGACCACGACCATGTCATTCATGCCATCGAGCGGCAGAATGCCGGCGATCCGGCCTATGCCGTCTTCGACTATCGCGAACGCCACAAGCAAGGGCATTGGATCTGGATCGAATGCCGGGGTGCGTGCGTCGAATGGGACGCGAACGGCAAGGCGACCCGCGTCGTCGGCACGGACACGGATATCACCGCCCGCAAGGCCGCGGAGGAGACAACCGCACAGATGTCGCGACGGCTCGACATGGCCCTCGAAATATCCGGCATCGGCGTTTACGAATCCGATTTCTCCACCGGCGAGGTCGAGTGGGATGAGCGGATGTTCCGTATCTATGGGTTGGCAAAAAGCGAGGAAGTGAAGATCGGCGGGCTCTGGGAGAACTTCCTGCACCCGGACGACGCCGCACGCGTCCAGGCAAACGTGCTTGCCAATATCGAGGAGGGCAAACGCTTTTCGGACGAATACCGCGTGATACTGCGGGACGGGTCCGAACGCGTCGTGCGTACCCGCACCATGTCTTTCGTCGATGGAAACGGTCACCAGAAAATGGTCGGGGCCAACTGGGACGTGACGGCCGACGTGACGCTCCACCGCGAACTCGAACGGGCAAAGACCCTTGCCGAGGCACGCAATCGCGAACTCGAAGCCGCCCGCAGCAGCATCGAGCACAATGCGATGCATGACTACCTGACCGACCTTCCGAACCGCCGTTACCTCGACGAGATGCTGGACCGCGTGGCGGCTGAATGCGCCCGCGACAGACACGGCATCGCGATCCTCCATATCGATCTCGACCGCTTCAAGCAGATCAACGACACGCTCGGTCACAGCGCCGGCGACATGATGCTGAAGCATGCGGCGAAAGTCCTCAAAGGCACGATCCGCAAAGGCGATTTCGTCGCCCGTATCGGCGGCGACGAATTCGTCATCCTGTCGAAATTCGAAGGTTCGCCGCGCAAGCTCTCGCATCTGGCCGACCGGATCATCAAGGAATTGCGCAAGCCCGTGTCCTATGAGGGGCACGACTGCCGTTTCGGCGCCAGCATCGGCATCGCCTGTCATACGGGAGTGGAGGTCGATGCGCGCCAACTCCTCCTGAATGCCGACATCGCGCTCTACCGGGCCAAGAATCGCGGCCGCAACCGGCATGAATTCTTCTCGGCCGATACCCAGAACGAGATCATCAGCACGAAGCGGATTTCAGACGAGATTCTTCTTGCTCTCGAGCGTGACGAATTCATTCCGTATTATCAGCTGCAGTTCGATGCGGCGACGCTGGAGATTTCCGGCGTGGAAACGCTGGCGCGCTGGATGCACCCGGAGCGGGGCATGCTGTCTCCGGACAAATTCCTCGAAATGGCCGAGGAGCTCGACGTCGTCTCGGTCATTGACGGAACCATACTCGACAAGGCGCTTGCCGATTTCCGCGATTGGCGCAGCAATGGCCTCTCGATCCCAAAACTCTCGGTCAACGTTTCATACCGGCGTCTGCACGACGCCTCGCTGTCACGAAAGCTCAAGAAGCTGAAGATCGAGCCGGGTACCGTATCCTTCGAGCTCCTGGAATCGATCTTCCTCGACGATTGCGACGACGATATCCTAAAGAACCTCGCCCGGATCAAGAAGCTCGGTATCGATATCGAGATTGACGACTTCGGCACCGGCCACGCGTCGATCATCAGCCTCCTCCGGCTCAATCCGCGTGCGCTGAAGATCGACCGCGAGCTCGTTCGTCTCGTCTCGCAGTCGCAAAAGCAACGCAAGATGGTCGGATCGATCATCGAGATCGGCAAATCGCTGAATATCGAGGTTGTCGCGGAAGGCGTCGAGACCACGGAACAGATTCGTATCCTGCGCGATCTCGGCTGCGACGTCCTGCAGGGTTATGCGCTCGCAAGGCCAATGCCGCGCAGCAGCATTCCGGATTTCATACTTTCGGGCCGTTGGCGCACGGGCGAAAGCACACAGCCCGACGGCCGCAAGCGACACGCCACGGACAACTGA